In one Dreissena polymorpha isolate Duluth1 chromosome 7, UMN_Dpol_1.0, whole genome shotgun sequence genomic region, the following are encoded:
- the LOC127837106 gene encoding uncharacterized protein LOC127837106, with protein sequence MYDLLMLPQCKGNNHWVLLFASVMSRTVTIYDSLGGNNKALFDLFCQFMCQRAQIVNDGLEKIQFRVQSATLQQTAPWKQLWSVCIDDCQMYGHEKASHNVATGP encoded by the exons atgtatgatctacttatgctgccacaatgtaaaggcaacaatcactgggttttgctgtttgcaagtgttatgtccaggactgtaaccatttacgactcgttgggtggtaacaacaaggcattgttcgatttgttctg ccagttcatgtgtcaacgagcgcaaattgtgaacgatggcttggaaaaaattcagttcagagttcaaagcgccaccttgcaacaaacagcgccatggaaacagctgtggagtgtttgcattgatg actgccaaatgtatggtcatgaaaaagcatcccacaatgttgcgacaggcccatga